The following proteins are co-located in the Lycium ferocissimum isolate CSIRO_LF1 unplaced genomic scaffold, AGI_CSIRO_Lferr_CH_V1 ctg14538, whole genome shotgun sequence genome:
- the LOC132042292 gene encoding uncharacterized mitochondrial protein AtMg01280-like: protein MYTEFFEAAVPALTSLQETFSGRQGALPQVPDALPEAPPRVPDALPEAPPLVPDLPLPEIVGQERGEPFFIIQNASMEASMLNRVRKLERENRFFLLDKAKGEYWSEVKTGLSNSGSQREYYRLLDFENRDLQIRERNHSCFFLFQEILSRNRALRGDAANPTEDFMDFFSEKRDELDKNPEWGPAEKDIKEIEFVEQVKLDLAARGHESLYIKEITGAGRP from the coding sequence ATGTACACGGAATTCTTCGAAGCAGCCGTACCGGCCTTGACCAGTTTACAAGAGACTTTCAGCGGGAGACAAGGGGCGCTCCCACAGGTTCCCGATGCCCTACCTGAAGCCCCACCGCGGGTTCCCGATGCCCTACCTGAAGCCCCACCGCTGGTTCCCGATTTGCCTCTACCCGAAATAGTTGGGCAAGAAAGGGGGGAACCTTTTTTCATAATCCAAAATGCAAGTATGGAAGCTTCTATGCTCAATCGAGTAAGAAAGCTCGAAAGGGAAAATCGCTTTTTTCTACTTGATAAGGCGAAGGGGGAGTATTGGTCAGAAGTCAAGACCGGACTCTCCAATAGTGGCTCTCAGAGAGAGTATTACCGATTACTCGATTTCGAGAATAGGGATCTGCAAATCAGGGAGAGAAACCATTcatgtttttttctctttcaagaGATTCTGTCTCGGAATCGTGCCTTGAGGGGGGATGCTGCCAATCCTACCGAGGACTTTATGGATTTCTTTTCCGAGAAGCGAGACGAACTCGACAAAAACCCCGAATGGGGCCCGGCAGAGAAAGACATAAAGGAGATCGAGTTCGTTGAGCAAGTAAAACTCGATCTTGCAGCACGCGGGCACGAGTCTCTCTATATAAAAGAAATTACGGGGGCCGGCCGCCCTTAG